In the Zestosphaera sp. genome, one interval contains:
- a CDS encoding tRNA-dihydrouridine synthase, whose product MKLNSRVCNLSLQHPVMNGSGLLGATKQQISIMCSWGLAAIVTKTITRYPRVMNKPPNILYLSDLGAIINSLGLPNPGAERLHELVQEAKAHGLPTIVSVGGSSVREYIEVSSRAEEAGADAVELNLSCPTTSGYGLNAVTDSQVLYEIVKSVSSIIRLPVIAKLGIDLRNGLISLVGKALEGGAKAVTLINSVRVVSIDPERLAYSLSSSNMGYSGAPIFYVGLRAVHDVYREYKAEIIGCGGIRHWGDVASYILAGARAVQLVTSLMRARKPGEYLNNLLRGLEDWLERKGFSSLEEAIGYIHRI is encoded by the coding sequence TTGAAATTAAATAGTAGGGTATGTAACTTAAGCCTACAGCATCCCGTGATGAATGGTAGCGGTCTTTTAGGAGCTACTAAGCAACAAATAAGTATAATGTGTTCATGGGGTTTAGCAGCTATAGTCACTAAAACTATTACTCGCTATCCCCGAGTAATGAATAAGCCGCCAAACATACTATACTTGAGTGATTTAGGAGCTATTATCAATTCTTTGGGTTTGCCTAATCCAGGAGCTGAACGTCTCCACGAGTTAGTTCAGGAAGCTAAAGCTCACGGCTTGCCTACAATAGTTAGTGTCGGGGGAAGTTCCGTAAGAGAATACATAGAAGTTTCTTCTAGGGCTGAGGAGGCAGGAGCTGATGCTGTAGAACTCAACTTAAGTTGCCCTACTACGTCAGGCTACGGACTCAACGCAGTAACAGATTCGCAGGTCTTGTATGAGATAGTGAAGAGCGTGTCTAGCATTATAAGATTGCCAGTTATAGCTAAGCTAGGAATTGATTTAAGGAATGGCTTAATCAGCCTAGTAGGGAAGGCGCTTGAAGGCGGTGCTAAAGCCGTAACCCTGATAAACTCAGTTAGAGTTGTGTCCATAGATCCTGAAAGACTGGCATACAGTCTTTCCTCTAGTAATATGGGTTACTCTGGAGCACCAATATTTTACGTAGGCTTAAGAGCAGTTCACGATGTCTACAGAGAATATAAGGCAGAGATAATAGGTTGTGGCGGTATCAGGCATTGGGGTGATGTCGCTTCATATATTCTAGCCGGGGCTAGAGCAGTCCAGCTAGTAACGTCTTTAATGAGAGCTAGAAAACCTGGGGAGTACCTGAATAACTTGCTGAGAGGTCTTGAGGATTGGCTTGAGAGGAAAGGATTTTCGAGTTTGGAGGAAGCTATAGGTTACATTCATAGAATATGA
- a CDS encoding glucodextranase DOMON-like domain-containing protein, with translation MRRKILLLFLAGLVIASIFSAPFSLIRAESKPLNVIVVWHYHQPWYYGENDSYFILPWVRMHSVGNYYKMALILSKYPEVKATFTFSGSLLHQLLSAVNGVMDLRQIISWKIVEGTATTRDLFEVLRIPGGFFDINWANILELSPKFKELRSRAQAAFTKYAGLPEEDMIIKVVSEFTRQDFIDLATLFNLLWIDPEVVTSEYTELASLRERALTQTNPSFTESELALVLSKHVEIMSKIIPKYRELLNSGQAEIIPVPYSHPIAPLLADLGWYDDLRLHVSKSLELFSTYFNYVPSGIWPAEQAVNEEALRIFSEYGISWCVTDRNVLELSGVDVSRPDNYLRPWRIDFGTTSFYVFFRDPELSNRLSFQYSGMETSAAIGDFRNYLLSIASANTDESSVIVIALDGENPWESYKNFGDDFLNSLYAALTELQEQGYIVTLTPSEYLNLYREKSPELPLTTQKYLDLVGKDISHITTYEALPTRELPARIAESSWSGKDARLSTWIGDKQENIALMWLVKARDEVMSRYSVSSLNELAGINPVAAEALLRAEASDWNWWYGGEWGPVGRFDLVYKYYLLEAYRSSDIQPPPYLNTTFLPDGVPSGVINTQSPPSLRTKPANYVIPDSELDRVLEVVIAHEALDKVIVGVDSDYIYVNFRINLTTNLPYSVVLYLSNPRRSYSPWIRGYNVYPMNSTRDLGVAIASAVVIKVVKEALTDPLSRVVITYQASGNETYYPSYVDYYNVLGSEGNVFIALGIKWVNLGLEVGDVTYLTVALYSNNTLEAHSSRLGSVYFIRVPRPPVAPGANVIAEFADPERDDKGAGTYVYPLNKVFVPGVFDLLKFSVLDIGDKYLLTFEVRELGGNPWGGPNGFSMQFFHIYLDTDGIPGSGNLTTFGLWVNIDPEYAWEVALLVGPGWSGSNNIIYPNGTNIANAMSIYVEQPNKIVAEVPKGLIPAIKEPGDWGWVVVLTSWDGYGANNIRSFSIDPSEWNFGVGAQHAIGVAAGVIPRIVDLLAPTSELQYAQLSSYSVDVETLVGTPAKIKGVRPAAQVPQPPTTVTETTTRTVVLSTTYTQTETTTASQLVTDWNLIALSVIATAIVLSVAFLILIKLFFKKK, from the coding sequence GTGAGGAGAAAGATTCTGTTGCTGTTTTTGGCAGGTCTCGTCATCGCCAGCATATTCTCAGCTCCGTTTAGCTTGATAAGAGCTGAGAGTAAGCCTCTCAACGTGATCGTAGTCTGGCACTATCATCAACCATGGTATTATGGTGAGAACGACTCTTACTTCATTCTTCCTTGGGTCAGGATGCATTCAGTCGGCAACTATTATAAGATGGCTTTGATTCTTAGTAAGTATCCTGAGGTTAAGGCTACCTTCACGTTTTCTGGCTCGCTCCTCCATCAGTTACTGAGCGCGGTTAACGGTGTCATGGATTTAAGGCAAATAATATCTTGGAAGATTGTTGAAGGGACTGCAACAACCAGAGATCTTTTTGAGGTGTTGAGGATACCTGGAGGGTTTTTCGACATTAACTGGGCTAACATCTTAGAGTTGTCACCTAAATTTAAGGAGTTGAGGAGTAGAGCGCAAGCGGCATTCACGAAATATGCTGGCCTTCCAGAAGAGGATATGATAATCAAGGTAGTTAGTGAGTTTACTAGGCAGGACTTCATAGACTTAGCAACTCTCTTTAATCTGCTCTGGATAGACCCTGAAGTAGTAACTAGTGAATATACTGAGCTGGCTTCTTTAAGGGAGAGAGCCTTAACCCAGACAAACCCGTCCTTCACCGAGAGTGAGCTAGCTCTAGTCCTCAGTAAGCACGTAGAGATAATGAGCAAGATAATACCTAAATACAGAGAACTACTTAACTCGGGTCAAGCAGAAATTATTCCGGTACCTTACTCTCACCCAATAGCTCCGCTCTTAGCTGATTTAGGCTGGTACGATGACTTAAGATTACACGTTAGCAAGTCGCTAGAGCTCTTCAGCACGTACTTCAATTACGTTCCCTCAGGTATTTGGCCTGCTGAGCAGGCGGTCAATGAGGAAGCACTAAGGATATTCAGTGAGTACGGCATTTCCTGGTGTGTGACGGACAGGAACGTGCTAGAGTTAAGCGGAGTTGATGTGTCAAGACCAGATAACTACCTAAGACCTTGGAGAATAGATTTCGGTACTACGTCGTTCTACGTGTTCTTCAGAGACCCTGAGTTAAGTAACAGACTGAGTTTCCAGTATTCAGGGATGGAGACCAGCGCAGCTATCGGGGACTTCCGAAATTACTTACTGAGTATAGCGTCTGCTAATACTGACGAGAGCAGTGTCATAGTGATAGCTCTGGACGGGGAGAATCCGTGGGAGAGTTATAAGAACTTCGGCGATGACTTCCTCAACTCCCTTTACGCTGCACTCACAGAATTGCAAGAGCAGGGCTACATAGTCACTTTAACTCCTTCTGAGTACTTGAATCTATACAGGGAGAAAAGTCCTGAGCTGCCACTAACTACTCAAAAATATCTTGACTTGGTAGGGAAAGATATATCTCATATAACGACTTATGAGGCCCTCCCTACTAGAGAGCTTCCAGCAAGAATAGCAGAGAGTTCTTGGAGCGGCAAAGACGCTAGATTAAGTACTTGGATAGGTGATAAGCAAGAAAACATTGCTTTGATGTGGTTGGTTAAAGCTAGGGACGAAGTAATGTCTAGATACAGCGTTTCAAGTCTTAATGAGTTAGCCGGGATAAATCCAGTAGCTGCTGAAGCTCTCTTAAGAGCAGAAGCAAGTGACTGGAATTGGTGGTATGGGGGTGAGTGGGGTCCTGTAGGCAGGTTCGACCTAGTCTACAAATACTACCTACTAGAAGCTTACAGATCCTCAGATATTCAGCCACCACCCTACCTAAACACTACTTTCCTCCCTGATGGAGTCCCTTCAGGAGTAATCAATACTCAATCACCACCGTCTCTGAGAACTAAACCAGCAAACTACGTTATACCGGACTCAGAACTAGATCGTGTGCTAGAGGTTGTAATAGCGCATGAAGCACTAGATAAGGTCATAGTAGGTGTTGACAGTGACTACATATACGTGAATTTCAGGATCAACTTAACTACTAACTTGCCTTACTCAGTAGTTCTCTACTTAAGCAATCCTAGGAGGAGTTATTCACCCTGGATCAGAGGGTATAACGTATACCCGATGAACTCTACGAGAGACTTGGGTGTGGCTATAGCTAGCGCAGTAGTTATTAAGGTTGTGAAGGAGGCTTTAACAGACCCTCTCAGCAGAGTTGTCATTACTTATCAAGCAAGCGGTAACGAGACTTATTATCCTTCTTACGTTGATTACTATAACGTATTAGGTAGTGAGGGCAACGTCTTCATAGCTCTAGGTATTAAGTGGGTTAACTTAGGTTTGGAAGTAGGTGATGTGACTTACTTGACAGTAGCTCTCTACTCAAACAACACCTTAGAAGCTCACTCAAGCAGATTAGGGAGTGTTTACTTCATTAGGGTACCTAGACCTCCAGTAGCTCCTGGAGCTAACGTAATAGCAGAGTTCGCAGATCCTGAGAGAGATGATAAAGGTGCCGGGACATACGTTTACCCACTAAATAAAGTATTCGTGCCGGGAGTCTTCGACCTACTCAAGTTCAGCGTTCTAGATATCGGTGATAAGTACTTGTTAACTTTCGAAGTAAGAGAGTTGGGAGGTAACCCGTGGGGAGGACCTAACGGCTTCAGCATGCAGTTCTTCCACATCTACTTAGACACTGACGGTATCCCAGGTAGCGGCAATCTCACGACCTTCGGTCTGTGGGTCAATATAGACCCAGAGTATGCTTGGGAAGTAGCATTGCTTGTAGGACCTGGATGGTCTGGAAGCAATAATATCATATACCCTAACGGCACGAACATAGCTAACGCCATGAGTATTTACGTTGAACAACCTAACAAGATTGTTGCTGAAGTGCCTAAAGGGCTAATACCCGCTATTAAAGAGCCTGGTGATTGGGGATGGGTAGTAGTACTAACTTCCTGGGACGGCTACGGAGCCAACAACATAAGATCTTTCTCTATAGACCCTAGTGAGTGGAACTTTGGTGTGGGAGCACAACATGCTATAGGAGTTGCTGCAGGAGTTATACCTAGAATAGTTGACTTGTTAGCTCCCACGTCCGAACTTCAGTACGCTCAGCTCTCTTCTTACAGCGTTGATGTGGAGACGTTAGTCGGGACCCCTGCTAAGATTAAAGGAGTTAGGCCCGCGGCGCAGGTTCCTCAACCACCTACAACCGTGACAGAAACAACTACAAGGACCGTAGTCTTGAGCACTACATACACACAAACAGAAACAACAACAGCTTCCCAGTTAGTTACTGATTGGAATCTGATAGCTTTAAGCGTGATTGCTACTGCTATAGTCTTGAGCGTGGCATTCCTTATACTCATTAAGCTCTTCTTTAAGAAGAAATAA
- a CDS encoding SDR family NAD(P)-dependent oxidoreductase, protein MIWWLNINIVITGASSGIGRALSKEFCKEDNNRVLGIGRNSESLNEIKKTYSDCFDYLVLDLSRVENIRLIVTEVAVRFDALDILVNNAGYGLYKGLLEVDINEMINMTLVNFIVPLALIKELQSFMRRGSTVVNIITAGIHVLMTKLPLYGATKIALHYASEALRRELESKNINLVNVYPGLVKTSFHARAGVSEIKSGLTPEEVARHIIKSIKSRKKRVYIPGYLRVAQVLFGPHLLALH, encoded by the coding sequence ATTATTTGGTGGTTAAATATAAACATAGTTATTACTGGCGCATCCTCAGGCATAGGAAGAGCATTAAGTAAAGAGTTTTGTAAGGAGGACAATAATAGAGTTTTAGGTATTGGAAGAAACTCTGAAAGCCTTAACGAGATTAAGAAGACCTATAGCGACTGCTTTGATTATTTGGTTCTTGATCTAAGCAGAGTCGAAAACATAAGATTAATAGTTACTGAGGTCGCGGTCAGATTCGACGCTCTAGATATTCTAGTGAATAATGCTGGGTATGGTCTCTATAAAGGTCTACTTGAGGTTGATATTAATGAAATGATTAATATGACTCTAGTTAATTTCATTGTTCCTCTAGCTCTAATAAAAGAGCTACAGTCTTTCATGAGGCGCGGGTCTACAGTAGTTAATATAATAACCGCTGGCATACACGTTTTAATGACTAAGTTACCACTATATGGCGCTACTAAGATAGCGTTGCATTACGCTTCAGAGGCCTTACGCAGAGAGTTAGAGTCTAAGAACATAAACTTAGTCAATGTTTATCCAGGACTAGTCAAAACAAGTTTTCACGCTAGAGCTGGCGTGAGCGAGATTAAAAGCGGTTTAACGCCTGAAGAAGTGGCTAGACATATAATTAAGTCCATCAAGTCTAGAAAAAAGAGAGTCTATATACCAGGCTATCTGAGAGTAGCTCAAGTTCTTTTCGGGCCTCACTTACTAGCTCTTCATTAG
- a CDS encoding ABC transporter ATP-binding protein, producing MSPPLLEVQDLKVYFRVRGSLFAKVRAVDGVSLSVFKGETLGIVGESGCGKTTLGKTILLLNRPTAGKILFDGKDVSKLRGKKLLEFRRNAQMVFQDPHTSLNPRMTIAETLLEPLREHGVQLDNYEEHLIKEMENVGLGPEHLYRYPHELSGGQKQRVAILRAIILRPKLIVLDEPTSALDVSVQAQILELLKDLQRNYNLTYIFISHDISVVKYMSSRMAVMYLGKIIEVGDAQKLYEKPLHPYSVMLLSSIPIPDPVLSRSRKKTRPQGEPPSPINPPSGCRFHPRCPHVMEVCKVKEPPLTEIEPGYYVSCWLYTADKPSSS from the coding sequence CTCTCTATTTGCTAAAGTTAGAGCAGTTGATGGTGTAAGTCTCAGCGTCTTTAAGGGAGAGACTTTAGGAATTGTTGGAGAGAGTGGTTGCGGAAAGACCACATTAGGCAAAACTATACTCCTACTTAATAGACCCACAGCCGGAAAGATCTTGTTTGACGGCAAAGATGTGAGCAAGCTGAGAGGAAAGAAACTACTGGAATTTAGAAGGAATGCCCAAATGGTTTTTCAAGACCCTCATACGTCACTAAATCCTAGGATGACTATTGCGGAAACTTTATTAGAGCCTCTAAGAGAACACGGTGTCCAGCTAGATAATTATGAAGAACACTTAATTAAGGAGATGGAGAACGTAGGTTTAGGACCAGAACACTTGTATAGGTACCCACACGAATTATCGGGTGGTCAGAAACAGAGAGTTGCAATATTAAGAGCTATAATTTTAAGACCTAAGTTGATAGTTCTTGATGAGCCTACCTCAGCTCTAGACGTATCTGTTCAAGCACAGATACTTGAGTTACTTAAAGACCTACAAAGAAACTATAATTTAACCTATATCTTCATATCACATGATATCTCAGTAGTTAAATACATGAGTAGCAGGATGGCGGTCATGTACTTAGGGAAGATAATAGAGGTCGGGGACGCGCAGAAACTTTATGAGAAGCCGCTTCACCCCTACTCAGTCATGCTACTTTCGTCAATCCCGATACCAGACCCAGTCCTTTCGAGGAGTAGAAAGAAGACTAGACCGCAGGGTGAACCCCCATCCCCGATAAACCCGCCGTCAGGCTGTAGATTCCATCCGAGATGCCCTCACGTGATGGAGGTATGCAAAGTTAAAGAACCCCCTCTAACAGAGATTGAGCCAGGATACTACGTTTCCTGCTGGCTCTACACTGCGGACAAACCTTCCTCTTCTTGA